The sequence TCAGTTTAAAGAATCGCCACAGACGGAGTAGTATCATCAATATAACAGCGTCCCTCACGATATCGTCCACGTGTGCTACAGACAGAGATATATCCAACACAAAAGATATCAACACAACGGCGCCGTCAAACACCTATAACGGAATAACATATAATCTTGGTCAAATTTTACTTCTGATTTTCTATGGAATTTACAACTGGCCTTAAAAATTTGTatgtaaaacaattaaaacGTGGGAAAAGGAAGTAATTTCAACAATGTAgacaaaaacattgtcaaattttcgaggcgatctgcccctttatcaatacacacaaaacgaacacgattacataatatgatacgaACAGTTATTTAACAGCTCAATGGGGCGTAATTAACCCTTCGGCAGGTgacagccgaaggccggatctaccaaAATGTAGCCATGCTGTTCGGTAGAACGCTAGAATACGTGCGGTGACTAGAAAGCGTGCCACATGCGAgtcaaatgtgtggcgaaatTTATATCAAGTGCATGTTCatatgtaaacaattaaaaCCAAATAGAATTTTGTAAGCATTTGTGTATACTTCTGTCacttttaacttaaaatattatgtttcattatgtttaaaatctggtacaaaaaaataatttacaattgACCTGAATATTTCGGATTTAaaccaataaaacaaaaaagcaTTTTATAAGCATTGCTTGTATACTTCTTTCGGTTTcaactttaaatgtattttttcagtATGTCCAAAGTCTGTTAcaactattctgtatttgcatattacagagttacctgtccttgcaggtaggtatagTTTATTACGTCATGTATTGGTGAGTTTTAACATCACAttttttctgagaaaacgacACATAGTGTACTCAATAtctcccagggttcattgcggCACTTGCATTCAAATATGGTGACCGCAATGGACCCCGGGAGAGATAGATTTTgtactcacaaaataatgatgctAACCGATATTTTTAATTCATAGACCACGGTCTTCGCATAGAAGAGATATGACAATAGTAACACAATATCATGATAAGAAAGGCAGTGAGAAGTTGTATAAGGTACCATATTTATTTGTTCTGAACTATCGGTTAAACTTACAATCTTACAGCAAACAGAATGGCGTAGAATTgtacttaaaatattgtttttgcaAGGTTGATTAAGCcattgaaatatataatgaaatcatgaaaaaaagaGGATATTCTTTAAAGTTTTGATAGTATAATCTAAATCCATATCAATATGTCGTAAATGTATTgaattaaattgatttaaataagATTTATCACCTTGATATCGATCGCTGACTTTCGGATCGTTTAATGCATTAATTTCATCATACAAACCTCCAATTTGTTCTTGAAAAATGCAGATCCATCAGCAATAATTTTAAGTGTTATCTGTAATGATAATAGAAAACGTTCCGTCATTTACATACATCACCTAACCTACGCATTTGACGTGATAGTTTAATTATTAGCAACTTTCATACCTCAATTAAACGTCAGAAGAACATTACCTTTACATACTATTTTGTCAAGAAGATTAATTCATGAAATCatagaaaaatgtaaaattcaagcaaatattgtttgaaaaaattctgaaaaattcttttattttttaaaatttttaatcaTTGTCAACAGTAATTTCTTTTCATAAAAAAACTAGATTTCCAAGAGGATTTTTCTACCAACAGTTAGGAAGAGACACCACTGCTGATTCACTAAGTCATCGAGAGAGACCCGAAACAGGTGTTTTTGGTGTTCCTATCGGACTAAGGAAGTCTTCGTTAACACAAAATACCGCGGATGTACGAAGGAACCACTCACCTCTATCACGAATATTGACAGTATGGCGAGACCGGTATAGTGAAGGCCATGTTCTACCTTTTCTTTCTTTGAGGGCACTGACACTGAAACAGACGTTTTGCACTTATGAACTGGCTAATTATAtctgttatttaaaaaaaaaacttagatGGCAGTAAAATGATAGCTTTATTATTAAATTCTAAATATCGAAATACACAACCTTTGAaaaatgatttcgttgaaatGTCACGTTTGAGATTCTGGATGTGATTAAACTAATAATAAGTCTAAATACCTCGTCTGAACATTATTCCTCGTATGTGACCCTCAACGAAGTTAAAATAAGGGTATACCTTAATTTCTTACATGCCTACCggtgtaatactgactggtctcATGTTacacactcatgtcgcctgaggttGTGTTATATGGCTGCCCATGTAATAAAgcttcgtgacgtcacggcttcaacaaaattactatttcctcggtaaaatttgatttttttttcagaacgTAGACTGGTTTTAccataaaagatgcaaacaacggaatatGCGTAATTTTGCATGGTATGGATAATTGATTTGCAGTCGAGGTTTTCTTcgaacttatttcaaaatagcaggatattatagttgtaaaataaaAAGGTCAAGATATGAACGCAAAATACTCCTTCATTTGTTGATGTGaaagatagggatattctacccacgggatcacaaaatgttgtaaaaccctcggcaagctttggaatatccatatccttcatatccacacatGAAAGAGTCttgtagtattatatatatggcgTTGCGTTCGCGGTAATTAATGTCATAGTGACTACCTGGTATAACGTCAAGGTCCACCAACAGAAGAAACAAAACTAAGATGGCGTCGATCAGGAGCAGACACATCGAAACAGCATGGACCACCTTATGGTGCATAAAGGTTCCCAGCAGTTCTCTTGTACTGCAACAGaaatcatgtatataaaacGCTGCTATGATACAGTAGAAATACTGACACATGTCTTAATTGGTTTTTCCAAAATAACAAAGGATGCAACCAATGCCGAAAAAAGTATTCAACAATGACATAtcataaaaatgaaacattgaATTATGTACGTAAAAAAACATTCGgaatttaatttattgattttcacCATCATTTTAAATCCAATTAAGTGACATGGTCATTTAATTTAAGGACATGTTTGATGATAGAGAAAGGTTAGAGTGTCCGATTTATAAACCTTTCTTTGTGAAGTTCGAAGTAGTAACCCAGATACGGATGGccatgttgaatgtcgaatgttcAAATATTACCGAAAAATCCTTTCATGCGACACTATAACATCGGAGTTACTCTTATGGTTCTTTGGTTAATGTATGGTCATTTATGGACATGTTTAACGATGGAGCAAGGTCGGAGTGTGCGGTGAATTATCGCGGTGAGTAATTTACTTATTTAACCTGTCTGTGTTTATTGATAACACAGAGATGTAGGAGGAGCATGGTTAGAATGTCAAACACCATG is a genomic window of Argopecten irradians isolate NY chromosome 10, Ai_NY, whole genome shotgun sequence containing:
- the LOC138333593 gene encoding voltage-gated hydrogen channel 1-like gives rise to the protein MEEPHLPDEKTKSTRELLGTFMHHKVVHAVSMCLLLIDAILVLFLLLVDLDVIPVSVPSKKEKVEHGLHYTGLAILSIFVIEITLKIIADGSAFFKNKLEVFDGAVVLISFVLDISLSVAHVDDIVRDAVILMILLRLWRFFKLIVSVNTCVRKDIQGKVDAERERRVQAEKERDDALEKLKKVQNECQRSNGPDRENERETG